The genomic segment CCGCgaggcgcacgccgacgtagcgccacacgcgtgcgtccACCTCTGCACAGCGAACAAAATAATAGACCCCTCTTCAATCGCTCGATCAATGAGAGCCGCAGGACAGCATTGAattcccctccctccccccctctctctctctccctatGTAGGTCTGTGCGTATGgatgctgctgttgctgttgctgtgtgtgtgtgtgtaggtgtgtgtgtgtgtaggtgcgggtgtgtgtgtaggtgcgggtgtgtgtggccgTCCGAATACAAGCCACAGGCACTGTCACGCAGTCCCGGCAccgacaccgacacacacccacgcacgcgagAAGAGGGAATGGGAAAGACCAGGCAAACAACGaacaacagaaaaggagTCAATATGGAAATAAATAAACATATAAATAATAAAACAGTAGAGGTGACCGGGGGAGTGAAAaactcctcccccccccccacacggacacggacacggacagACACGGACCAAGAGTGGCAGGCAGGGCAGCACGAGCCGGAACTGCAACCAGCGAAGCGAGAACacgaacagcagcagcgaaaccATAGAAAGGACGCGCCACGCGTTCGccccgtgtgcgtgcctgtgtgtgcgggaCACCATCTTCATTTCATATATCCTTTCCGGCTTCTCCCCTCTGTGTCGCGCTCCGTCGCTtacacgtgtgcgccccgtgtgtgtgtgtcgcgcCTCTGCTCTCTGCGTTCGTGCGTCCATATTCCGCGAAACCAAAACAGGGGAAAACATAAATAGTAAAGAAACCGCATCAGGAAATGAAGGAGCAGAAGCACCgcacatgcgtgcgtgtgtctgtgtggagAGGGCTGAGGAGGGCCAGTGTGTGGGAGTTGCATTCATCGCTGTCTGCATCATATCCTACAGCCCTCCCACAATCCCTCACGCCCTCTCGCACCCACTGGCAGAGGCGGGTGAGGTCACACTGACTCCTGCGACGCTCACAGGTTTACTGCTTGCTGAAGTATCCCTCGACAGACGCATTCGGTTCCGGCTTCATCGTGGGGGCGCCCTTCTTCCAGTTCGCGGGGCACACCTCGCCGTGCTTCTCCACGAACTGAAAAGCCTCCAGCAGGCGTAgaacctcctccacgctgcGGCCCACCGGCATGTCATTGACGGTGATCTGACGCAGCATGCCATGGGGGTCGATGATGAAGAGACCGCGGTAGGCCACGCCCTGgctctcctccagcacgccgTAGGAACGAGCGATGCTCTTGGTCTTGTCGGCTAGCATTGGGATCGCCATGGTCCCGAGGCCGCCCTTCTTGCGGTCCTGCAGCGTCCACTGCAGGTGCGCGTACTCGCTGTCTATCGAGCACGCGAGGACCTCGCAGTTGAGCTCGTTGAAGCGACTCACGCTGTCGGAGAACGCGATGACCTCTGTCGGGCACACGAAGGTGAAGTCGAGCGGGtagaagaagagcacgacCCACTTGCCCTTGTAGGAGGAGAGGCTGATCTTCTTGAAGCTGCCGTTGGGCAtgagcgccacctcctcgaagGACGGCGCGGGAGAGTTGATCTTGGCGTTACCGCAGGACATGGCTGGCTGGTGGCTGCGAGGGGgcgcggggagagagaaaacaaagatGGGTGTGGAGAGCGttgggagaggg from the Leishmania major strain Friedlin complete genome, chromosome 15 genome contains:
- the TRYP3 gene encoding tryparedoxin peroxidase, coding for MSCGNAKINSPAPSFEEVALMPNGSFKKISLSSYKGKWVVLFFYPLDFTFVCPTEVIAFSDSVSRFNELNCEVLACSIDSEYAHLQWTLQDRKKGGLGTMAIPMLADKTKSIARSYGVLEESQGVAYRGLFIIDPHGMLRQITVNDMPVGRSVEEVLRLLEAFQFVEKHGEVCPANWKKGAPTMKPEPNASVEGYFSKQ